One segment of Natronosalvus halobius DNA contains the following:
- a CDS encoding carboxypeptidase M32 → MATVSDSETETETDAYDELLTRTERITNVGNAAGVLRWDQEVVMPEGGTPARAKQLSTLSALGHELLTDERTGELLEELEDTELDEEGEAVVREIRRRYDRATSVPQDLVEEISETTANAHPTWVEAKEEDDFSIFEPTLEKLVDLQKQYANHIDPDADPYAVLFAEYEPYLELETAERVLERLRDELVPLLEAIDDSDTEIETDAFAGTFDDEDQEALARDVLDSLGYDWGRGRLDTAPHPFSTGTQFDARVTTRFDENDLLGSITSTIHEFGHANYTLGLPDEGYGTPLGEARDLTVHESQSRLWENHVGRSRPFWEHFLPIARERFPELEEVSPEAAYEAANQVYDDNLIRVEADELTYHLHIVVRFEIERDLISGDLEVSDVPEAWNDKYEEYLGVRPETDAEGCLQDIHWSHGSFGYFPTYSLGSVLAAQLYAAAQDELGDLDDRVHEGDFADLNGWLREEIHAHGKRYTTPDLVEEATGEDYTADYFLEYAKDKYGDLYDLEDY, encoded by the coding sequence ATGGCGACAGTCTCGGATTCGGAGACGGAGACGGAAACGGACGCGTACGACGAACTTCTCACGCGTACCGAACGCATTACGAACGTCGGCAACGCCGCCGGCGTTCTCCGGTGGGACCAGGAGGTCGTGATGCCCGAAGGTGGCACGCCAGCGCGAGCGAAACAGCTCTCGACGCTCTCAGCGCTCGGCCACGAACTGCTGACCGACGAGCGAACCGGCGAACTGCTCGAGGAACTCGAGGATACCGAACTCGACGAGGAGGGAGAAGCCGTCGTCCGCGAAATCCGACGGCGGTACGACCGGGCGACGAGCGTTCCCCAGGACCTCGTCGAGGAGATCTCGGAGACGACCGCGAACGCCCATCCGACGTGGGTCGAGGCCAAAGAAGAAGACGACTTCTCGATCTTCGAACCGACGCTCGAGAAACTGGTCGACCTGCAGAAGCAGTACGCAAACCACATCGACCCGGACGCCGACCCCTACGCGGTGCTGTTCGCGGAGTACGAACCCTACCTCGAACTCGAAACCGCCGAACGCGTCCTGGAGCGCCTGCGCGACGAACTCGTGCCGCTGCTCGAGGCCATCGACGACTCCGATACCGAAATCGAGACCGACGCCTTTGCGGGAACGTTCGACGACGAGGACCAGGAGGCGCTGGCGCGCGACGTCCTGGACTCCCTGGGCTACGACTGGGGCCGCGGTCGTCTCGACACCGCCCCGCACCCGTTCTCGACGGGCACTCAGTTCGACGCGCGCGTGACGACTCGCTTCGACGAGAACGACCTGCTGGGGTCGATCACGTCGACCATCCACGAGTTCGGCCACGCCAACTACACCCTCGGGCTTCCCGACGAGGGGTACGGCACCCCGCTCGGTGAAGCGCGGGACCTGACCGTCCACGAGTCCCAGTCTCGACTCTGGGAGAACCACGTCGGTCGCTCGCGCCCATTCTGGGAACACTTCCTGCCGATCGCTCGCGAGCGCTTCCCAGAACTCGAGGAGGTCTCCCCGGAGGCGGCCTACGAGGCGGCCAACCAGGTCTACGACGACAATCTCATCCGGGTCGAGGCGGACGAACTCACCTATCACCTCCACATCGTCGTCCGCTTCGAGATCGAACGCGACCTGATCTCGGGCGACCTCGAGGTGTCGGACGTGCCCGAGGCCTGGAACGACAAGTACGAGGAGTACCTCGGGGTCCGCCCCGAAACCGACGCCGAGGGCTGTCTCCAGGACATCCACTGGAGCCACGGTTCGTTCGGGTACTTCCCGACGTACTCGCTGGGGTCGGTGCTCGCCGCGCAACTGTACGCCGCCGCCCAGGACGAATTGGGCGACCTCGACGACCGCGTCCACGAGGGCGATTTCGCCGACCTCAACGGCTGGCTCCGCGAGGAGATCCACGCCCACGGCAAGCGCTACACCACGCCCGATCTGGTCGAGGAAGCCACGGGTGAGGACTACACGGCGGATTACTTCCTCGAGTACGCGAAAGACAAGTACGGCGACCTGTACGATCTCGAGGACTACTGA
- a CDS encoding thrombospondin type 3 repeat-containing protein, translated as MMEALADPDDDRDLGQFFTERPVKANPLIDDTDGDGLSDAEEFELGTDPELRDTTGDGISDRDALELDREDPTVFTVTPPEAKLLKINQELEYGEYYIPEYQVEYQY; from the coding sequence ATGATGGAGGCGCTCGCCGACCCGGACGACGACCGCGACCTGGGGCAGTTCTTCACCGAACGACCGGTGAAGGCGAACCCGCTGATCGACGACACCGACGGCGACGGATTGAGCGATGCCGAGGAGTTCGAGTTGGGGACCGATCCCGAGCTTCGGGATACGACTGGTGACGGAATTTCGGACCGAGACGCTCTCGAACTCGACAGGGAGGATCCGACAGTGTTCACGGTAACGCCACCGGAAGCAAAATTATTAAAAATAAACCAAGAGCTGGAATACGGAGAATACTATATTCCAGAATATCAGGTAGAGTATCAATATTAG
- a CDS encoding TIGR00296 family protein has product MSQRQGADLSYEDGARAVELARESVESYVRHGQREHPGSMRETFYERTGAFVRLESTRGRGSLRGCAGGYRSGEQLGHVIVDAAIEAASGDSCGSEVTPSELSNLTVSVCTVRNILLTDDPLEDLELGTHGVAIDGGGNAGWLYPTIPVENGWSAREYLDRTCRKAGLPPTAWQDDDVVVTLFEGQVFRERSSDGSIEEL; this is encoded by the coding sequence ATGTCCCAGCGACAGGGCGCAGACCTCTCCTACGAGGACGGGGCGCGTGCGGTCGAACTCGCACGCGAATCCGTCGAATCCTACGTACGGCACGGCCAACGAGAACACCCGGGAAGCATGCGCGAGACCTTCTACGAGCGCACCGGTGCGTTCGTCCGGCTCGAATCCACCCGCGGTCGGGGCAGCCTCCGGGGCTGTGCCGGCGGCTATCGTTCGGGCGAACAGCTCGGTCACGTCATCGTCGACGCGGCGATCGAAGCCGCGAGCGGCGACTCCTGTGGCTCGGAGGTGACGCCCTCGGAACTCTCGAACCTGACCGTCTCGGTCTGTACAGTTCGGAACATCCTGCTCACCGACGACCCGCTCGAGGACCTCGAACTCGGTACTCACGGCGTCGCCATCGACGGCGGCGGCAACGCGGGGTGGCTCTACCCGACGATTCCGGTCGAGAACGGCTGGAGTGCCCGCGAGTACCTCGACCGAACGTGCCGCAAGGCCGGACTCCCCCCAACGGCCTGGCAGGACGACGACGTCGTCGTCACCCTCTTCGAGGGACAGGTCTTCCGCGAGCGCTCGAGCGACGGGAGCATCGAAGAACTGTAA
- a CDS encoding PINc/VapC family ATPase, translating into MHVVPDTSVVIDGRVSAAIEDGQFEGATVSVPEAVVAELEAQANDGLDSGWDGLGELKRLAEFADEGRIDLEYVGERPSAIERGHAAEGEIDAVIRDLAEDLEATFVTSDIVQAEVAQAKGLEVDYLSPEVRRVGTLAIEEYFDDQTMSVHLKTDTRPKAKRGEIGDMHYQDIADEPLDEDTMDEYAREVVDGAREATGGFIELSEPGMKIVQFRDYRIAIARPPFADGIEITAVRPIVQTDIEDYEHADELKDRLLERQRGVLISGSPGAGKSTFAQSVARYLNDHDYAVKTMEKPRDLQVGPEITQYTELGGRMDKTADALLMVRPDYTIYDEVRKTDDFEVFADMRLAGVGMIGVVHATRPIDALQRLVGRVELGMIPQVVDTVVYIDAGEVSTVYDVKTEVKVPAGLTEEDLARPVIQVTDFQTGKPAYEIYTFNRQVVTVPLEDGGETAESGVDRIAKSEIEREIRSIARGYVDVQLKSQNRAVVYVEEDDISTVIGKGGGRITDVENRLGIDIDVRTHDENPHGSGSSGGGSGGGGNGRGGHGGAGGNSSNAQPAGQIVTPEITSRHVIVPVDGNHGETVEVQAGGEYLFTATVSRGGEIQVSRGSAIADDLEDAIDRKRPITVVPS; encoded by the coding sequence ATGCACGTCGTGCCGGACACGAGCGTGGTCATCGACGGCCGCGTCTCCGCTGCAATCGAGGACGGGCAGTTCGAGGGAGCGACGGTCTCGGTACCGGAAGCCGTGGTCGCCGAACTCGAGGCGCAGGCCAACGACGGCCTCGACAGCGGCTGGGACGGCCTCGGCGAACTCAAGCGACTGGCCGAGTTCGCCGACGAGGGCCGCATCGACCTCGAGTACGTCGGCGAGCGTCCCTCCGCCATCGAGCGCGGCCACGCCGCCGAGGGCGAGATCGACGCCGTCATCCGCGACCTGGCCGAGGACCTCGAGGCCACCTTCGTCACGAGCGACATCGTCCAGGCCGAGGTGGCCCAGGCGAAGGGCCTCGAGGTGGATTACCTCTCCCCCGAAGTACGGCGAGTCGGCACCCTGGCCATCGAGGAGTACTTCGACGACCAGACGATGAGCGTCCACCTCAAGACGGACACGCGGCCCAAGGCCAAACGCGGGGAGATCGGCGACATGCACTACCAGGATATCGCCGACGAGCCCCTCGACGAAGACACGATGGACGAGTACGCCCGCGAAGTCGTCGATGGCGCCCGCGAGGCCACCGGCGGCTTCATCGAACTGTCGGAGCCGGGCATGAAAATCGTCCAGTTCCGGGACTACCGGATCGCCATCGCCCGACCCCCCTTCGCCGACGGCATCGAGATTACCGCCGTCAGGCCGATCGTCCAGACCGACATCGAGGACTACGAGCACGCCGACGAACTGAAGGACCGATTGCTCGAGCGCCAGCGCGGCGTCCTCATCTCCGGATCGCCCGGGGCCGGAAAGTCGACGTTCGCCCAGTCGGTCGCGCGGTACCTGAACGATCACGACTACGCGGTCAAGACGATGGAGAAGCCACGGGACCTCCAGGTCGGCCCCGAGATCACCCAGTACACCGAACTCGGTGGCCGCATGGACAAGACCGCCGACGCCCTGTTGATGGTCCGGCCCGACTACACGATCTACGACGAAGTCCGCAAGACCGACGACTTCGAGGTCTTCGCGGACATGCGCCTGGCCGGCGTCGGCATGATCGGCGTCGTCCACGCGACCCGTCCGATCGACGCCCTCCAGCGCCTCGTGGGCCGCGTCGAACTCGGCATGATCCCGCAGGTCGTCGACACCGTCGTCTACATCGACGCCGGCGAGGTCTCGACCGTCTACGACGTCAAGACGGAGGTCAAGGTCCCCGCGGGGCTCACCGAGGAGGACCTCGCTCGCCCCGTGATCCAGGTGACGGACTTTCAGACGGGCAAACCCGCCTACGAGATTTATACCTTTAATCGCCAGGTCGTCACCGTCCCGCTCGAGGACGGCGGCGAAACCGCGGAGAGCGGCGTCGATCGGATCGCCAAGTCCGAGATTGAACGCGAGATCAGGTCGATCGCCCGCGGCTACGTCGATGTCCAGTTGAAGAGCCAGAACCGCGCCGTCGTCTACGTCGAGGAGGACGACATCTCGACGGTGATTGGCAAGGGCGGCGGGCGGATCACCGACGTCGAGAACCGTCTTGGGATCGACATCGACGTGCGAACGCACGACGAGAATCCCCACGGGTCGGGCTCGAGTGGCGGCGGTAGCGGCGGTGGAGGTAATGGCCGTGGCGGCCACGGCGGTGCGGGCGGAAACAGCAGCAACGCACAGCCAGCCGGTCAGATCGTCACTCCCGAAATCACCTCAAGACACGTCATCGTCCCCGTCGACGGCAACCACGGCGAAACGGTCGAGGTGCAAGCTGGCGGCGAGTACCTCTTCACGGCGACGGTGAGCCGCGGGGGCGAAATCCAGGTTTCGCGGGGGAGCGCAATTGCGGACGACCTCGAGGATGCGATCGATCGCAAGCGGCCGATTACGGTCGTCCCGTCGTAG
- a CDS encoding DoxX family protein — protein MATEEVRLQSTVAGYTATGKLHTLSVWFILALRLMMGLAFFQSGFDKVLSGEFSAAGYLTGAAPNNGSPAADLFVAMGETGWFVDFVNVAVPWGEVLIGLGLIFGVLTRLAAFWGAFMMLMFYLGNWDIAHGYINGDFAYMLVFLSVAAFGAGRILGLDAYIEQYEVDGQPLVERYPWTRYFLG, from the coding sequence ATGGCAACAGAAGAAGTACGACTGCAAAGCACAGTTGCAGGATACACGGCGACCGGAAAGCTTCACACTCTCAGCGTCTGGTTCATCCTCGCGCTGCGACTGATGATGGGGCTCGCCTTCTTCCAGAGCGGATTCGACAAGGTCCTCTCCGGAGAGTTCAGCGCGGCGGGCTATCTCACGGGAGCGGCACCGAACAATGGGAGCCCTGCCGCGGACCTGTTCGTCGCGATGGGCGAGACTGGCTGGTTCGTCGACTTCGTGAACGTCGCTGTCCCGTGGGGAGAGGTTCTCATCGGCCTCGGGCTCATCTTCGGCGTCCTGACGCGCCTGGCGGCCTTCTGGGGCGCGTTCATGATGCTCATGTTCTACCTGGGTAACTGGGACATCGCTCACGGCTACATCAACGGTGACTTCGCGTACATGCTCGTCTTCCTGTCGGTTGCCGCCTTCGGTGCCGGCCGCATCCTCGGACTCGACGCCTACATCGAGCAGTACGAGGTCGACGGCCAGCCGCTCGTCGAGCGCTATCCGTGGACGCGGTACTTCCTCGGATAG
- a CDS encoding M20 family metallopeptidase, translated as MSVRELTRDLVSIPSHQDEGAAGDYVEDWLRRETDANVTRDEVGNVIARRGEGGASLALVGHHDVVAPAPSQLEGGGYVVDERDGRLYGRGAADMKGAVAAAMLAFQAADPAGELVFASFVGEEVGGVGARHAIEHDFAPDYAVVGEGSTNYSRLDVTDVAVAHRGRRGSTITARGTAAHASEPDAGENAIYRAVDAVDAIRNLEPPTVEVAGEPLEGHVTATEIDGGSGINVVPDSCTLTVDERTVPGERVDLESVAALPGVEWTVDQDLPPMRCEDDGFAERVLEVARAVQLDASNPPELVTKPHATDAGWLAQAGTECVVYGPSEPGEAHTATESVSIRVLERCLETYQRLASTGWKRGG; from the coding sequence ATGAGCGTTCGCGAACTGACCCGCGACCTCGTCTCGATTCCCAGCCACCAGGACGAGGGGGCCGCGGGCGACTACGTCGAGGACTGGCTGCGACGTGAAACCGATGCCAACGTCACGCGAGACGAAGTGGGGAACGTGATCGCTCGCCGGGGAGAAGGCGGAGCGTCGCTGGCACTCGTCGGTCACCACGACGTCGTCGCCCCGGCGCCCTCACAGCTCGAGGGCGGCGGGTACGTCGTCGACGAACGCGACGGGCGTCTCTACGGACGCGGCGCGGCCGACATGAAGGGGGCCGTCGCGGCGGCGATGCTCGCGTTTCAGGCTGCCGACCCCGCTGGCGAACTCGTCTTCGCGAGCTTCGTCGGCGAGGAGGTCGGCGGCGTCGGCGCCCGCCACGCCATCGAGCACGACTTCGCCCCCGACTACGCGGTCGTCGGGGAGGGGTCGACGAACTACTCCCGCCTGGACGTGACCGACGTCGCGGTGGCCCACCGGGGTCGTCGCGGGAGCACGATCACCGCCCGCGGGACGGCGGCTCACGCCAGCGAACCCGACGCGGGCGAGAACGCCATCTATCGCGCGGTCGACGCCGTCGACGCAATCCGAAATCTCGAGCCGCCAACGGTCGAGGTCGCGGGCGAACCGCTCGAAGGCCACGTCACCGCCACCGAAATCGACGGCGGATCGGGGATCAACGTCGTCCCCGACTCGTGTACCCTGACGGTCGACGAGCGAACCGTCCCCGGCGAGCGTGTTGACCTCGAATCCGTTGCGGCTCTTCCAGGAGTCGAGTGGACCGTGGACCAGGACTTGCCGCCGATGCGCTGTGAGGACGACGGATTCGCCGAACGAGTGCTCGAGGTGGCTCGAGCGGTCCAATTGGACGCGTCGAACCCGCCGGAACTCGTGACGAAACCCCACGCCACCGACGCCGGCTGGCTCGCCCAGGCCGGCACCGAGTGCGTCGTCTACGGCCCGTCTGAACCCGGCGAGGCGCACACGGCGACCGAGAGCGTCTCGATTCGGGTGCTCGAGCGCTGCCTCGAGACGTACCAACGGCTCGCGTCTACGGGGTGGAAGCGAGGCGGGTGA
- a CDS encoding O-antigen ligase family protein, translating into MATIDQRPASPLVFDRSDGWLVTGATGLLFACYLGLVVVANATDSVHAWHLAAVAVVPGAVLGCRLAVASSREAVRRGLGLVVIFAAAAAVLAVVYRSRSPGFGFGSIRPLSVVVVFVAIVSFFLLVTDARQYSAGEWVAVGCFAALAAVSLAHTLAFVPSSSQSRWPVWALVVMGSSLVVIPRLVPERVFLWILARLAAAVVLLGLFTYLVGDYSLWIFDVRQWSGSPSVPGIETDVTIMRSIFVNPNSLGVVSFAGFVAAAVEFHRAVAARRPIGGAVTAALAGICGLGLFLSNARASMLAAATAVVIYAGYVVFGRRAVPAVLAATALTIGGFLLGMYVDAVDISDSNRFDLWAGSLAAIRDGPLLFGYGAPAGHVIEPYLDGGLSASPHNSYLSVFVRFGLVGGLAYLGLVVGSVVAGAVEYREVDVAMLAFAAGWAVHQLFESYTLFWWSPGAVIGSLVIGYLLFGD; encoded by the coding sequence GTGGCTACGATCGACCAGCGACCGGCGTCGCCGCTCGTCTTCGACCGGAGCGACGGCTGGCTCGTGACCGGCGCGACCGGCCTCCTGTTCGCGTGCTACCTGGGACTGGTCGTCGTCGCAAACGCGACCGACTCGGTACATGCGTGGCACCTCGCCGCCGTCGCGGTCGTCCCCGGGGCAGTCCTCGGCTGTCGACTCGCCGTGGCCTCGTCTCGAGAGGCCGTCCGCCGTGGACTTGGTCTCGTCGTCATTTTCGCCGCGGCTGCCGCCGTTCTCGCCGTCGTCTACCGCAGCCGCTCGCCGGGATTCGGATTCGGATCGATCCGCCCACTCTCGGTCGTCGTCGTCTTCGTCGCCATCGTCTCGTTCTTCCTCCTCGTCACCGACGCGAGGCAGTATTCGGCCGGTGAGTGGGTCGCGGTGGGTTGTTTCGCGGCACTCGCCGCCGTCTCGCTTGCACACACGCTGGCGTTCGTCCCCTCGAGTTCGCAGTCTCGGTGGCCCGTGTGGGCCCTGGTCGTGATGGGGAGCAGCCTCGTCGTGATTCCGCGCCTCGTTCCCGAACGGGTGTTCCTCTGGATCCTCGCTCGCCTGGCCGCGGCCGTCGTCCTGCTGGGGCTGTTCACGTATCTCGTCGGCGACTACTCGCTGTGGATTTTCGATGTTCGCCAATGGTCTGGCTCGCCGTCGGTCCCGGGAATCGAGACCGACGTCACGATCATGCGATCGATCTTTGTGAACCCGAACTCCCTCGGCGTGGTCTCGTTCGCCGGATTCGTCGCCGCCGCGGTGGAGTTCCACCGGGCAGTCGCCGCCAGGCGTCCTATCGGTGGGGCGGTCACCGCCGCTCTCGCCGGAATCTGCGGCCTCGGGCTGTTTCTGTCGAACGCCCGGGCGTCGATGCTCGCCGCGGCGACCGCCGTCGTGATCTACGCCGGGTACGTCGTCTTCGGTCGACGCGCCGTCCCTGCGGTACTCGCCGCGACCGCCCTCACGATCGGCGGATTTCTCCTCGGAATGTACGTCGACGCCGTCGACATCTCCGACTCGAACCGCTTCGACCTCTGGGCCGGGAGCCTGGCGGCGATTCGGGACGGCCCGCTCCTGTTCGGCTACGGCGCTCCCGCGGGACACGTCATCGAACCCTACCTGGACGGTGGGCTATCCGCGTCGCCGCACAACTCGTACCTCTCGGTGTTCGTCCGGTTCGGACTGGTCGGCGGACTCGCGTACCTCGGTCTCGTCGTTGGCAGCGTCGTCGCCGGGGCGGTCGAGTACCGCGAGGTCGACGTCGCGATGCTCGCGTTCGCCGCCGGCTGGGCCGTCCACCAGCTGTTCGAGTCCTACACCCTGTTCTGGTGGTCGCCCGGTGCAGTGATCGGGTCGCTCGTCATCGGGTACCTCCTGTTCGGGGACTGA